Proteins found in one Acidobacteriota bacterium genomic segment:
- a CDS encoding DUF1553 domain-containing protein — MVDPVFMKRVYKTCLVLFFAFFWSLVWQPSEAASDAFTEKVLPIFEKNCLACHGAKIQRGRLDLRSEAAILRGGSRGTLIIPGDPEKSLLYQFITHKQEPAMPLGMDKLADSDIATIAEWIRGINVKSAPAAIETTPVRAPGAPITEKDKQFWSFQKLAQVKSPAVKNRAWVRSPIDAFILKKLEDHHLAPSLPAEPRVLIRRVYLDLIGLPPTPEEVEAFVKSPTDAAYRRVIEKLLASPQYGERWGRHWLDLARYADSGGYEFDVDRPNAWRYRDYVIQAFNDDKPYDQFIREQLANDQLSPDSTEALIPTGFCRNGPTVDNADNEETRMDELDDMVTTTSSVFLGLTVGCARCHDHKYDPIPQKDYYRMQAVFFAFQKADKPFAAQAEIEAHKIRNREIDAQVRPYREKIIAIEKPVRDKLLADKVEFHVRLAESTNGFGDKSREQYREETAKRFAKDVQLQPEEIDALLSAEQLQSRKALQEEIDKINRARPKSLPAVMGVTDRKNPAPAHLLKRGDWRNKGEAVQPGFPTVLAGGADLAPQNARLRLAEWIASADNPLTPRVAINRIWQYHFGKGLVKTPSDFGATGDRPSHPELLDYLAVQFIKSGWSWKAMHRLILTSNTYRQASRYNAKAAAVDTENRLLWRQNPRRIEAEVVRDSILAASGKLNPKMGGAGIYPRINPDVVNTGSRPRWPLNAKDNDETFRRSVYIFVKRSVLLPLIEVFDCPVTTVSQPVRASSTVSPQALALMNNEFVLQQAEFFAERIKREAGENINAQIVRAFMMGLNRQPTRKELRWATAFMQKQAAGYLQRGDEKPEAAALRDFCHAIFNLNEFLYVD; from the coding sequence ATGGTTGACCCGGTATTCATGAAACGTGTCTACAAAACTTGTCTTGTTCTGTTTTTCGCTTTTTTCTGGTCGCTGGTTTGGCAACCAAGCGAAGCCGCAAGCGATGCTTTCACGGAAAAGGTGCTGCCGATTTTCGAGAAAAATTGCCTCGCCTGTCACGGCGCGAAAATTCAGCGAGGCAGGTTAGACCTGCGCTCGGAAGCCGCGATTTTACGCGGCGGTTCGCGTGGCACGCTCATCATTCCCGGCGACCCGGAAAAAAGTTTGCTCTATCAATTCATCACTCATAAACAGGAACCGGCAATGCCTCTGGGAATGGATAAACTCGCTGACTCTGACATTGCCACCATTGCCGAGTGGATTCGCGGCATCAATGTAAAGTCTGCGCCTGCGGCTATAGAGACAACGCCGGTTCGCGCGCCAGGCGCACCGATTACCGAAAAAGATAAACAGTTCTGGTCATTTCAAAAACTGGCGCAGGTCAAATCACCGGCGGTTAAAAATCGCGCCTGGGTTCGCAGTCCCATTGATGCCTTCATTCTCAAAAAACTCGAAGACCATCATCTTGCGCCATCTTTGCCAGCCGAACCGCGCGTATTGATTCGCCGCGTCTACCTCGATTTAATCGGATTGCCGCCGACACCGGAAGAAGTCGAGGCATTCGTAAAAAGCCCGACCGATGCGGCTTATCGCCGAGTGATTGAAAAATTACTCGCCTCACCGCAATACGGCGAGCGTTGGGGGCGACATTGGTTAGACCTGGCGCGTTACGCAGACAGCGGCGGCTATGAATTTGATGTTGACCGTCCCAACGCCTGGCGCTATCGCGACTATGTCATCCAAGCTTTTAACGATGATAAACCTTATGACCAGTTCATTCGCGAACAATTGGCAAACGACCAACTGAGTCCTGATTCAACCGAAGCCTTGATTCCCACAGGGTTTTGTCGCAACGGCCCGACGGTTGATAACGCTGACAATGAAGAGACCCGCATGGATGAACTCGACGATATGGTGACCACGACTTCATCGGTGTTTCTCGGTTTAACGGTGGGTTGCGCGCGTTGCCACGACCACAAATACGACCCGATTCCGCAAAAAGATTATTACCGCATGCAGGCAGTCTTTTTTGCCTTTCAAAAAGCTGATAAACCGTTTGCCGCACAAGCAGAAATAGAGGCGCATAAGATTCGCAACCGGGAAATCGATGCGCAGGTTCGTCCCTATCGCGAAAAAATTATCGCTATCGAAAAGCCTGTGCGCGATAAATTGCTTGCCGATAAAGTTGAATTCCATGTGCGGCTTGCCGAGTCAACCAATGGTTTCGGCGATAAATCGCGCGAGCAATATCGCGAAGAGACCGCCAAACGTTTTGCCAAAGATGTCCAACTGCAACCCGAAGAAATTGACGCGCTACTGAGCGCCGAACAGTTGCAATCCCGCAAAGCCTTGCAGGAAGAGATAGACAAAATCAATCGCGCGCGCCCGAAATCATTGCCAGCGGTAATGGGCGTAACCGACAGAAAAAATCCCGCACCGGCGCACCTTTTAAAACGTGGCGACTGGCGCAACAAAGGCGAAGCGGTGCAGCCCGGATTCCCAACCGTGTTAGCGGGAGGCGCAGACCTTGCGCCGCAGAATGCGCGATTGCGACTTGCCGAATGGATAGCCAGCGCCGATAACCCGTTGACGCCGCGTGTCGCCATCAATCGCATCTGGCAATACCATTTCGGCAAAGGCTTGGTGAAAACGCCCAGCGATTTCGGGGCGACCGGCGACCGTCCGAGTCACCCGGAATTGCTCGATTATCTGGCTGTACAGTTCATTAAAAGCGGCTGGAGTTGGAAAGCCATGCATCGCTTGATTCTCACCTCAAATACTTATCGACAGGCGAGCCGTTATAACGCCAAAGCTGCGGCAGTCGATACAGAAAATCGATTGCTCTGGCGACAGAATCCGCGTCGCATCGAAGCCGAAGTGGTGCGCGACAGCATTCTGGCGGCAAGCGGCAAACTCAATCCGAAGATGGGCGGCGCAGGCATTTATCCGCGTATCAATCCTGATGTGGTGAATACCGGCTCGCGTCCGCGCTGGCCCTTGAATGCCAAAGACAACGACGAGACCTTTCGCCGCAGTGTCTATATTTTCGTTAAACGTTCGGTGTTGTTGCCATTGATTGAAGTCTTCGATTGTCCTGTGACCACTGTATCTCAACCGGTGCGCGCCAGTTCAACCGTTTCGCCGCAAGCGCTGGCGTTGATGAATAACGAATTTGTTTTGCAACAGGCAGAATTTTTTGCTGAGCGCATCAAGCGCGAAGCCGGTGAAAATATCAATGCCCAAATCGTTCGCGCTTTTATGATGGGCTTGAATCGCCAGCCGACCCGAAAAGAGTTGCGGTGGGCAACGGCATTTATGCAAAAGCAGGCTGCCGGATACCTGCAACGCGGCGATGAAAAACCGGAAGCCGCAGCCCTGCGCGATTTCTGCCATGCGATTTTTAATTTGAATGAATTTTTGTATGTGGATTAA
- a CDS encoding MerR family transcriptional regulator, whose product MRETATKTARIAKRWYQASEFARRAGVTVRALHHYDRLGLLKPSGRTPSGYRLYAEQDFARLQQIVTLKFIGFSLTQIKTLLEKDAFDLQKMLRLQRDILAEKRAHLDKAVKAIETAESLLTANEEPNWEAFAKIVEVINMSTPMEWTKKYYSEEARQEIEARAKLWTPELQQKVEAQWNQLFKEIEEAASHGEDPASPKSQAFVDRWNQLVKGFTGGNAEVAKGLNQLYADQTNWPATFKRPWSDAVDEFMNKARAARNP is encoded by the coding sequence ATGAGAGAAACGGCGACGAAAACTGCACGAATTGCGAAGCGTTGGTATCAGGCGAGCGAGTTTGCGCGCCGCGCGGGTGTCACGGTGCGCGCACTGCATCATTATGACCGCCTCGGACTTTTGAAACCGAGCGGGCGCACACCATCGGGGTATCGTCTGTACGCGGAACAGGATTTTGCCCGCCTCCAACAAATCGTTACGTTGAAATTTATCGGCTTTTCTCTCACACAAATCAAAACACTTCTCGAAAAGGACGCTTTCGATTTGCAAAAAATGCTCAGGCTGCAACGCGACATCCTCGCGGAAAAACGCGCCCACCTCGATAAAGCCGTAAAAGCCATTGAGACTGCCGAAAGCCTTTTGACAGCGAACGAAGAACCGAACTGGGAAGCGTTTGCAAAAATCGTGGAGGTTATCAATATGTCAACACCAATGGAATGGACGAAAAAATATTACAGCGAAGAAGCCCGCCAGGAAATCGAAGCGCGCGCCAAACTCTGGACGCCCGAACTGCAACAGAAAGTTGAAGCCCAGTGGAATCAACTCTTCAAAGAGATTGAAGAAGCCGCAAGTCACGGCGAAGACCCGGCAAGCCCGAAATCCCAAGCCTTCGTTGATCGCTGGAACCAATTGGTCAAAGGCTTCACCGGCGGCAATGCGGAAGTCGCTAAAGGTTTGAATCAACTCTATGCCGACCAGACGAATTGGCCCGCAACTTTCAAACGCCCCTGGAGCGATGCGGTAGATGAATTTATGAACAAAGCCCGCGCGGCGCGTAACCCTTAA
- a CDS encoding BrnT family toxin, translated as MSVRYTLHEIEFEWDARKAESNLRKHGVGFEEACEVFFDPFLYALEDVGEKGEAREAVMGMMTDWRLIYVVYVERENSIRIISARSATKQERWQYENQ; from the coding sequence ATGAGTGTGCGATATACTTTGCATGAAATCGAATTTGAATGGGATGCGCGTAAGGCTGAATCGAATCTGAGAAAGCATGGTGTCGGGTTTGAAGAGGCTTGCGAAGTATTCTTTGACCCCTTTCTTTATGCGCTTGAAGACGTGGGCGAAAAAGGCGAAGCGCGTGAAGCTGTGATGGGAATGATGACGGACTGGCGACTAATCTACGTCGTCTATGTTGAACGCGAAAATTCGATCAGAATCATTTCGGCGCGTTCAGCTACTAAACAAGAAAGATGGCAGTATGAAAATCAATAA
- a CDS encoding Gfo/Idh/MocA family oxidoreductase translates to MKKLKWGVFSTAKIAVEKVIPAMQQCQYAEIAAIASRDLQKAQAVAEQLGIAKAYGSYEALLADKEIDAIYNPLPNHLHVSWSLRALEAGKHVLCEKPIGLSSAEGERLFEAAKRFPNLKIMEAFMYRYHPQWQMAKRLVDEGAIGELITIQSAFSYFNRDPQNIRNQAEIGGGALMDIGCYAISLSRWLFDAEPQRVFGIVEYDPQFQTDRLVSGILDFGRGTSTFICSTQMVAYQRVNIFGSVGRIEIEIPFNAPPDKPCKLWHQVGDEIREIIFEVCDQYTIQGDRFSQSVLNNTAVPTPLIDAVNNMRVIEAIFASAKKGVWG, encoded by the coding sequence ATGAAAAAGCTTAAATGGGGGGTATTCAGCACAGCTAAAATTGCCGTCGAAAAAGTCATTCCGGCAATGCAGCAGTGCCAGTACGCGGAAATCGCGGCAATTGCTTCACGCGATTTGCAAAAAGCGCAGGCGGTTGCCGAACAACTCGGCATCGCCAAAGCCTATGGCTCATACGAAGCCCTTTTAGCCGATAAAGAAATAGACGCCATTTATAACCCTCTGCCCAATCACCTGCATGTCAGTTGGTCGCTTCGCGCTCTCGAAGCCGGAAAGCATGTGCTCTGTGAAAAGCCCATTGGTTTGTCATCCGCCGAAGGCGAGCGGTTGTTTGAAGCGGCAAAACGGTTTCCGAATCTGAAAATCATGGAAGCGTTCATGTATCGCTATCACCCGCAATGGCAGATGGCTAAACGTCTGGTTGATGAAGGAGCGATTGGCGAACTCATCACCATTCAATCGGCATTTTCCTATTTCAATCGCGACCCGCAAAACATTCGCAATCAGGCAGAGATTGGCGGCGGCGCATTGATGGACATCGGCTGTTATGCGATTTCACTATCAAGATGGTTATTTGACGCCGAGCCGCAGCGGGTTTTCGGTATTGTCGAATACGACCCGCAATTTCAGACTGACCGCCTGGTTTCGGGAATTCTGGATTTCGGACGCGGCACGTCAACGTTTATCTGTTCGACGCAGATGGTCGCTTATCAGCGCGTCAATATATTCGGCAGCGTGGGGCGCATCGAAATCGAAATTCCGTTTAACGCGCCGCCCGATAAGCCCTGCAAGTTGTGGCATCAGGTCGGCGATGAAATCCGCGAAATCATTTTTGAGGTTTGTGATCAATACACGATTCAAGGCGACCGGTTTTCCCAATCAGTCTTGAACAATACAGCAGTACCGACACCGCTAATTGATGCAGTAAACAATATGAGAGTCATCGAAGCGATTTTTGCAAGCGCCAAAAAAGGCGTTTGGGGGTAG
- a CDS encoding methylmalonyl-CoA mutase family protein produces MSKSKPEIRKAATSSGIELKTLFKPEDAPVDYPNDLADAGEFPFTRGPYPTMYRSKLWTMRQYAGFATAAESNRRYRYLLTQGQTGLSVAFDLPTQMGYDSDHAMAYGEVGKVGVAIDSLEDMEMLLSEIPLDQVSTSMTINSTAAILLAMYIAVAKKQGVALDKISGTIQNDILKEYIARGTYIYPPRPSLRIVTDIFAFCAREVPKWNTISISGYHIREAGSTAAQEVAFTLADAILYVQSAVDAGLNVDEFAPRIAFFFNSHNQFLEEVAKFRAARRLWARIMRDRFNARDARSQTLRFHTQTAGSTLTAQQPEVNIVRTTIQALAAVFGGTQSLHTNSMDEALGLPTEHAARVALRTQQVIGYESGVADTVDPLAGSYVIEYLTDEIEKRASEYIQKIDDLGGMLVAIEKGFVQREIEHAAYDYQRAVDANSQVVVGVNRFRLEEETGVPVMRIDAHLEREQIERVQAVRARRDNVKAQTALEKIEQAAGTDENLMPHIIAAVESYATLGEISDRLRQVFGEYVAAE; encoded by the coding sequence ATGAGCAAAAGCAAACCTGAAATCCGCAAAGCCGCGACCAGTTCCGGCATTGAATTGAAAACTCTGTTTAAACCCGAAGACGCGCCGGTCGATTATCCGAACGACCTTGCAGACGCCGGTGAGTTTCCCTTTACACGCGGACCTTATCCGACCATGTATCGCAGCAAACTCTGGACGATGCGCCAGTACGCGGGCTTTGCCACGGCTGCGGAATCGAATCGGCGTTATCGCTATCTGCTCACGCAAGGGCAAACCGGTCTATCGGTGGCTTTCGATTTACCAACGCAGATGGGCTACGACTCTGACCACGCAATGGCGTATGGCGAAGTTGGCAAAGTCGGCGTAGCGATTGATTCACTCGAGGATATGGAAATGCTGCTCAGTGAAATTCCGCTCGATCAAGTTTCAACCTCGATGACCATCAATTCGACAGCGGCGATTTTGCTGGCGATGTACATTGCGGTTGCCAAAAAACAGGGCGTGGCGCTCGATAAAATTTCCGGCACCATTCAAAACGATATTCTCAAAGAATACATCGCGCGCGGCACTTATATTTATCCGCCGCGTCCGAGTCTGCGCATCGTCACAGACATTTTCGCTTTTTGCGCCAGAGAGGTTCCCAAGTGGAACACCATTTCGATATCGGGTTATCACATACGCGAAGCCGGTTCGACCGCCGCGCAGGAAGTCGCGTTCACGCTTGCGGATGCGATTTTGTATGTACAATCGGCGGTTGATGCGGGTTTGAACGTTGATGAATTTGCGCCGCGTATCGCTTTCTTTTTTAATTCGCATAATCAGTTTTTGGAAGAGGTGGCGAAATTTCGCGCGGCGCGACGACTTTGGGCGCGGATTATGCGTGACCGCTTCAATGCCAGAGATGCGCGTTCGCAAACTTTGCGTTTTCACACCCAGACCGCAGGCTCTACGCTCACCGCGCAACAACCCGAAGTCAACATCGTACGCACGACGATTCAGGCGCTGGCTGCGGTTTTCGGCGGCACCCAATCTTTGCACACCAATTCGATGGATGAAGCGTTGGGACTACCGACCGAGCATGCGGCGCGCGTTGCGCTCAGAACGCAACAGGTCATTGGTTATGAATCGGGCGTAGCGGATACGGTTGACCCGCTTGCCGGTTCTTATGTGATTGAATACTTAACTGATGAAATCGAAAAGCGGGCAAGCGAGTATATTCAAAAGATTGACGACCTCGGCGGGATGCTCGTGGCGATTGAAAAAGGTTTTGTGCAACGCGAAATCGAACATGCGGCTTATGATTATCAACGTGCAGTTGACGCGAATTCTCAGGTCGTCGTCGGCGTCAATCGTTTCCGTCTGGAAGAAGAAACCGGCGTTCCGGTGATGCGCATTGACGCGCACCTTGAACGCGAACAGATTGAACGTGTGCAAGCGGTGCGCGCCCGCCGCGACAACGTGAAAGCCCAAACTGCATTAGAAAAAATCGAACAGGCCGCAGGCACAGACGAAAACCTGATGCCGCACATCATCGCGGCAGTTGAAAGTTATGCAACGCTTGGCGAAATCAGCGATAGATTACGCCAGGTCTTCGGCGAATATGTTGCCGCAGAGTAA
- a CDS encoding DUF1501 domain-containing protein: protein MKKALPILTPKPMTRRELIFRAGAGFSGLALLSLLDKDGALAAEPNQKTRTSPLAPKPTHFTPKAKSVIFIFCYGGPSHVDTFDPKPDLTRHHGKPMTDKGKIEVFFGNPGNLMASPYSFKKYGQAGIEVSELFPHTAAMVDDLCLIRSLYTTSNNHSPAIFMMNSGNMRPGNPSLGSWLTYGLGSVNENLPAYIVMYDWRGGPIGGAPNWSSGFMPAAFQGTAFRSGNVPIVDLNPPKWVDPHLQRNELDFIQQLNQEHQERHAGNSDLDARIASYELAYQMQTHAPEAVDIAKESEATKKLYGVGEKPTDYFGRQCLVARRLVERGVRFIQLYSGGGHQQESWDAHYGLDENHRLHCAETDKPIAGLIKDLKSRGLLNDTLIVWGGEFGRMPISQSAIGRDHNPHGFSMWLAGGGIKGGQVIGATDEFGYKAVEEPYSVHDLHATILHALGLDHRNLTYYYGGRDQRITNFGGDPILKMFA, encoded by the coding sequence ATGAAAAAAGCATTGCCGATATTAACTCCGAAACCGATGACCCGGCGTGAATTGATTTTTCGCGCCGGAGCGGGATTTTCGGGTCTCGCCTTGTTGAGTCTTCTCGATAAAGACGGCGCACTGGCAGCCGAGCCGAATCAAAAAACGCGCACCAGTCCGCTTGCGCCTAAGCCCACGCATTTTACGCCGAAAGCCAAATCGGTCATCTTTATTTTCTGTTACGGCGGACCCAGTCACGTTGATACTTTTGACCCGAAACCCGACCTCACCAGGCATCACGGCAAACCGATGACCGACAAAGGCAAAATCGAAGTCTTTTTCGGCAACCCCGGCAATCTCATGGCTTCTCCTTATTCATTTAAAAAATATGGGCAAGCCGGAATCGAAGTTTCTGAACTCTTTCCGCATACTGCCGCAATGGTTGATGACCTCTGTTTGATTCGTTCGCTGTATACGACGAGCAACAATCATTCGCCGGCTATCTTTATGATGAACAGCGGCAATATGCGACCGGGCAATCCTTCGTTAGGTTCCTGGCTGACGTATGGATTGGGCAGTGTCAACGAAAACCTGCCGGCATACATTGTGATGTATGACTGGCGCGGCGGTCCGATTGGCGGTGCGCCGAACTGGTCTTCGGGTTTTATGCCTGCGGCTTTCCAAGGCACGGCATTTCGTTCGGGCAATGTGCCGATTGTTGATTTGAATCCGCCGAAATGGGTTGACCCGCACCTGCAACGCAATGAACTGGATTTCATTCAACAACTCAATCAGGAACACCAGGAACGTCACGCGGGCAATTCCGACCTCGATGCGCGCATCGCATCATATGAGTTGGCTTATCAAATGCAGACGCACGCGCCCGAAGCGGTTGATATTGCCAAAGAATCTGAAGCGACGAAAAAACTTTATGGTGTCGGTGAAAAGCCGACCGATTATTTCGGGCGTCAATGTCTCGTAGCGCGCAGGCTTGTCGAACGCGGTGTGCGGTTCATTCAACTTTATAGCGGTGGCGGTCATCAACAGGAATCCTGGGACGCGCATTATGGACTGGATGAAAACCATCGGTTGCACTGCGCTGAAACCGATAAGCCGATTGCCGGACTTATCAAGGATTTAAAATCGCGCGGACTGCTCAACGACACTTTGATTGTCTGGGGTGGCGAATTCGGACGCATGCCGATTTCGCAATCTGCTATCGGGCGCGACCACAATCCGCATGGCTTTTCCATGTGGCTTGCGGGTGGCGGCATCAAAGGCGGACAGGTCATTGGCGCAACCGATGAGTTCGGTTACAAAGCCGTCGAAGAGCCTTACTCGGTTCACGATTTGCACGCGACCATACTACACGCGCTTGGATTGGATCACCGCAATCTGACTTACTATTACGGCGGGCGCGACCAACGCATCACCAATTTCGGCGGCGACCCGATTCTTAAAATGTTTGCGTGA
- a CDS encoding sugar ABC transporter ATP-binding protein, producing the protein MHEETHQIPVLQMRGISKRFPGVIALADVAFEIYAGEVVALIGENGAGKSTLMKILGGVESSDAGEIRLDGEVVNIRSPRQASMLGIEFIHQELRVLDNLDVAANIFLRREPTTGGWLKLIDRKRIYGAADQQLKKVGLDISSRAMLATLSIAQKQLVEIARALSAGARILIMDEPTSSLTLSETNRLLDIIRELKKQGVSIIYITHRLEEAQLIADRVVALRDGHNVGVLKRAEISREVMVRMMVGRDLRDMFTHSTNADAAQSNSFAVSELRTLKYPHTAVSFTVRRGELIGLAGLVGAGRSEIARAIFGVDEKLGGEISLGGKKLAIHTPQDAIREGVLLAPEDRRQSGVIVEFNIRENISLPALKKYSRSGWIDSAKETRVAQEMTQAMNIKAPTSEVQVATLSGGNQQKVVLAKWLSLEPKVLIFDEPTRGIDVGAKAEIYALIRNLAAKGVAIIVISSEMEEVLGISDRIAVMHEGSVAGILERHEFSEEAVMHLATGGER; encoded by the coding sequence ATGCACGAAGAAACCCATCAAATTCCTGTTTTGCAAATGCGCGGCATCAGCAAACGTTTTCCCGGTGTAATTGCGCTTGCTGATGTCGCCTTTGAAATTTATGCGGGCGAAGTGGTCGCGCTCATCGGCGAAAACGGCGCGGGCAAATCGACGCTCATGAAAATTCTCGGCGGCGTTGAATCGAGCGATGCCGGAGAAATTCGTCTGGATGGTGAAGTGGTAAACATCCGTTCGCCGCGCCAGGCTTCAATGCTTGGCATCGAATTCATTCATCAGGAATTGCGCGTTCTCGATAACCTCGACGTTGCCGCAAACATTTTTTTGCGTCGCGAACCGACAACCGGCGGCTGGCTCAAACTCATCGACCGCAAACGCATTTACGGAGCGGCTGACCAACAACTCAAAAAAGTCGGCTTGGATATTTCCAGTCGCGCGATGCTCGCCACGCTTTCCATCGCGCAAAAACAATTGGTTGAAATTGCCCGCGCTTTATCTGCCGGGGCGCGCATTTTAATTATGGATGAGCCGACATCGAGTTTGACGCTCAGTGAAACCAACCGCTTGCTCGACATTATTCGCGAGTTGAAAAAACAGGGCGTGAGCATCATCTACATCACGCATCGACTCGAAGAGGCGCAATTGATTGCCGATAGAGTGGTGGCACTGCGCGATGGTCACAATGTGGGCGTGCTCAAACGCGCGGAGATTTCCCGCGAGGTGATGGTGCGGATGATGGTCGGGCGCGATTTGCGGGATATGTTTACCCATTCGACAAATGCCGATGCGGCGCAAAGCAACAGTTTTGCGGTGAGCGAACTCAGAACCTTGAAATATCCGCACACGGCGGTTTCATTCACCGTGAGGCGCGGCGAGCTGATTGGGCTTGCGGGACTCGTCGGCGCGGGGCGTTCGGAAATTGCCCGCGCGATATTCGGAGTTGATGAAAAACTTGGCGGTGAGATTTCGCTTGGCGGCAAAAAACTCGCCATCCATACGCCACAGGATGCGATTCGCGAAGGCGTGTTGCTGGCGCCCGAAGACCGGCGGCAATCAGGGGTGATTGTTGAATTCAACATTCGCGAAAATATTTCGCTTCCGGCGCTTAAAAAATATTCGCGTAGCGGGTGGATCGATTCCGCAAAAGAGACGCGGGTGGCGCAAGAGATGACCCAGGCGATGAATATCAAAGCGCCAACCAGTGAAGTTCAGGTCGCAACTCTCAGTGGCGGCAATCAACAAAAGGTGGTGTTGGCGAAATGGCTGTCGCTTGAACCCAAGGTATTGATTTTCGATGAACCGACACGCGGCATCGATGTTGGCGCGAAAGCAGAAATTTACGCCTTGATTCGCAACCTCGCCGCCAAAGGCGTGGCAATTATCGTCATCAGCAGTGAAATGGAAGAAGTCTTAGGCATCAGTGACCGCATCGCGGTGATGCACGAAGGCAGTGTTGCAGGCATTCTCGAACGCCACGAATTTAGTGAAGAGGCGGTGATGCATCTGGCAACCGGCGGGGAAAGGTAA
- a CDS encoding sugar-binding protein gives MAKRISLNYRIGIGWLIASLIFLAACNSANNGNTSSPTKKYKVAFVTNNASDFWTIARKGTEKAAAEFPNVEVEFKINPDNTAAEQQRIVDDLLAKGVEGIAISPVDPDNQSQMLNRAAAQSLVITQDSDAVNSKRACYVGTDNVAAGRQAGELIKEALPQGGNIMVFVGTLDAANAQQRLKGIKEAIYGTKINILDVRTDNTDRVRAKSNAADALVKYSDVAALVGLWSYNGPAILGAVRDAGKIGKVKIICFDEEDETLQGIKEGAIYATVVQQPFEFGYKSIEIMSKALAGDKSVIPAEKQIFVPTLTIKKEGVEEFISKINKLRGRA, from the coding sequence ATGGCAAAACGCATTTCTTTGAACTATCGAATCGGTATCGGTTGGTTGATAGCTTCGTTGATTTTTTTGGCAGCTTGCAACTCGGCAAACAACGGCAATACATCAAGCCCGACGAAAAAATACAAAGTCGCATTTGTTACCAACAACGCTTCGGATTTCTGGACGATAGCCCGTAAAGGCACAGAGAAAGCCGCCGCCGAATTTCCCAATGTCGAAGTCGAATTCAAAATCAACCCGGACAACACGGCAGCCGAACAGCAACGCATCGTTGATGATTTGCTTGCCAAAGGTGTCGAAGGCATCGCCATCAGCCCTGTAGACCCGGACAATCAATCACAGATGCTCAACCGCGCAGCGGCGCAATCGCTGGTCATCACCCAGGACAGCGACGCGGTCAACAGCAAACGCGCCTGTTATGTCGGCACTGATAATGTCGCTGCCGGTCGTCAGGCGGGCGAACTCATCAAAGAGGCTTTGCCACAGGGCGGCAACATTATGGTTTTCGTCGGCACCCTCGATGCCGCCAACGCGCAGCAACGCTTGAAAGGCATTAAAGAAGCCATCTACGGAACCAAAATCAATATTCTTGATGTCCGCACAGACAACACAGACCGCGTGCGCGCTAAATCGAACGCTGCGGATGCGCTGGTGAAATATTCGGATGTGGCGGCGCTCGTCGGTCTCTGGTCATACAACGGGCCGGCGATTTTAGGCGCGGTGCGTGATGCGGGTAAAATCGGCAAAGTGAAAATCATCTGCTTTGATGAAGAGGATGAAACCTTGCAGGGCATCAAAGAAGGCGCGATTTATGCGACGGTGGTTCAACAACCCTTTGAATTCGGTTACAAATCCATCGAAATCATGTCCAAGGCGCTTGCCGGTGATAAATCGGTGATTCCTGCCGAAAAACAGATTTTCGTGCCGACGCTGACGATTAAAAAAGAAGGGGTTGAAGAATTCATCAGCAAAATCAATAAACTAAGGGGGCGCGCTTAA